From a region of the Methylocystis hirsuta genome:
- a CDS encoding carbonic anhydrase: MADHEQSSGATGLPETLIEGYESFIRGRFLADHDRFEELAVRGQTPKTMIISCCDSRVAPETIFNAGPGELFVLRNVAALVPPYEPDDHYHGASAALEYAVMALKVSDLVVLGHGQCGGVRAYAEIAADPDAPRLSHSDFIGDWIKMLGPAADRLGVRPNPKDADYVERLEFESVRQTLRNLRSFPMIQVLEHHRHLRLHGALFRIMDGRLFLLDESTGVFNPVCDGAYAAAFAEARF, translated from the coding sequence ATGGCGGATCACGAGCAGTCGTCCGGCGCGACCGGTCTGCCGGAAACGCTCATTGAGGGCTATGAGTCCTTCATTCGCGGGCGTTTTCTGGCCGATCACGACCGATTCGAAGAGTTGGCGGTCAGGGGCCAGACGCCCAAAACGATGATCATCAGCTGCTGCGATTCGCGCGTCGCGCCCGAGACCATCTTCAACGCTGGCCCCGGCGAACTTTTCGTCTTGCGCAACGTCGCGGCGCTGGTGCCGCCTTACGAGCCCGACGATCATTATCACGGCGCTTCCGCGGCGCTGGAATACGCCGTCATGGCGCTAAAAGTTTCAGACCTCGTGGTGCTCGGCCATGGGCAATGCGGCGGGGTGCGCGCCTATGCGGAAATCGCCGCGGATCCCGACGCGCCGCGGCTGAGCCACAGCGACTTTATCGGCGACTGGATTAAAATGCTTGGCCCCGCGGCTGATCGCCTGGGCGTTCGGCCCAATCCCAAGGACGCCGACTATGTGGAGCGCCTGGAGTTCGAGTCGGTGAGGCAGACGCTGCGCAACTTGCGCTCCTTTCCCATGATCCAGGTGCTCGAACATCACCGGCATCTGCGGCTGCACGGCGCCTTGTTTCGAATCATGGACGGGCGATTGTTCCTGCTCGACGAATCGACGGGGGTTTTTAATCCCGTCTGCGACGGAGCCTACGCCGCCGCATTCGCCGAGGCGCGCTTTTGA
- a CDS encoding HpcH/HpaI aldolase/citrate lyase family protein, with the protein MISRLKRSVLAMPGSNARALEKGKTLAADVLMFELEDGVAESAKATARAQVAAAVAGGGYGARQLVVRVNARGSEWYKPDIAAIAPLGPDGIVIPKVSSRDEILKAAADLVAAGAPYKTRLWAMIETPRSVLDIEKIASAADDRASRLEVLVLGPNDIAKSTRARLTPGRPALLSWLSAGVLAARVHNIEIIDGIYNDFNDLDGLRREAEQGRDFGFDGKMLIHPGQIGPVNEIFAPSAEEVDFARRIIAVFDEPDNADKGVVQIDGKMVERLHLDIARRTLQLVEASG; encoded by the coding sequence ATGATTTCCCGACTAAAGCGCAGCGTGCTGGCGATGCCGGGTTCGAACGCCCGAGCGCTGGAGAAGGGCAAGACGCTCGCCGCCGACGTCCTGATGTTCGAACTTGAAGACGGTGTCGCGGAATCCGCCAAGGCGACGGCGCGCGCGCAGGTCGCGGCGGCGGTGGCCGGCGGCGGCTATGGCGCGCGGCAACTCGTCGTGCGCGTTAACGCCCGCGGCTCCGAGTGGTATAAGCCCGACATCGCCGCTATCGCGCCGCTCGGCCCAGACGGCATCGTCATTCCCAAGGTCAGTTCACGCGACGAGATTTTGAAGGCGGCCGCCGATCTCGTCGCCGCCGGCGCCCCGTACAAGACGCGCCTCTGGGCGATGATCGAGACGCCGCGGTCCGTCCTGGACATCGAAAAAATCGCCAGCGCCGCAGACGATCGGGCTTCGCGACTCGAGGTCCTGGTGCTTGGCCCCAACGACATCGCCAAATCGACGCGCGCGCGGCTCACGCCCGGACGGCCGGCGCTGCTCTCCTGGCTTTCGGCCGGCGTGCTTGCGGCGCGAGTTCACAACATCGAGATCATCGACGGGATTTACAACGACTTCAACGATCTCGACGGCCTTCGTCGCGAGGCGGAGCAGGGGCGCGACTTCGGCTTCGACGGGAAAATGCTCATTCATCCAGGCCAGATCGGTCCGGTGAACGAAATTTTCGCGCCGAGCGCCGAGGAGGTCGATTTCGCCCGCCGGATCATCGCCGTGTTCGACGAGCCGGACAACGCGGACAAGGGCGTGGTGCAGATCGATGGGAAGATGGTCGAACGTCTGCATCTCGACATTGCGCGCCGCACGTTGCAGCTTGTCGAGGCTTCAGGCTGA
- a CDS encoding COG4223 family protein, whose translation MVLPNDEEPKRVESSEAPIDFAESPSEPPPSPPVGRKRRSFFGRLASTLLLLVLIAGAALYAAIAFKDRNERLKIVADYAEPYVDQASGALGALKDRVRSLVGETEPTQTTAIPPEAPPSEPAASGAEAPPPAAAPAKPAETAVERAPLAPSTPAQNAAIESQNAAIESQKAALAALQGRVDSAEELAQRALRAAEAAETAANAAKTSAEAAAKASPAPAASAEQGGALTANEQVTALEGRIDELGDEIKALRERLESSKGETRAAPEATAAKTPDGPAAIVVVAYALQRELEAGRPYALETKALTRLGADPAALAALSPLAEKGAPTAAQLKADFAPAAKRIHALESGASGDLTEHLMKGASKLVRVRPSGQAPTTEAQTVEEKVAHIEAALAHGDLAQASAVFAALPEAAQNEAKDFGATLRARVDAGRAADDLLHGAIAALGATKE comes from the coding sequence ATGGTCTTGCCGAACGACGAAGAACCGAAGCGCGTCGAATCTTCGGAAGCGCCCATCGATTTTGCAGAATCGCCGTCTGAACCGCCGCCTTCGCCGCCGGTCGGACGCAAGCGGCGCTCTTTCTTCGGCCGGCTGGCGTCGACGCTGCTGCTGCTCGTCCTCATCGCGGGCGCGGCCCTTTATGCGGCCATCGCGTTCAAGGACCGAAACGAGCGGCTGAAGATCGTCGCCGACTATGCCGAGCCATATGTCGATCAGGCGAGCGGCGCCTTAGGCGCGTTGAAAGATCGCGTCCGTTCGCTCGTCGGCGAGACCGAACCGACGCAGACGACGGCGATCCCGCCCGAGGCGCCGCCAAGCGAGCCGGCCGCGAGCGGCGCGGAAGCGCCTCCGCCCGCCGCCGCGCCGGCGAAGCCTGCTGAAACGGCGGTCGAACGGGCGCCACTGGCGCCGTCCACGCCGGCGCAGAACGCCGCCATTGAATCGCAGAACGCCGCCATAGAATCGCAAAAGGCGGCGCTCGCGGCGCTGCAAGGCCGCGTCGATTCGGCCGAAGAGCTGGCGCAACGCGCCTTGCGCGCCGCCGAAGCCGCCGAGACGGCCGCCAACGCCGCCAAGACGAGCGCCGAAGCGGCGGCGAAGGCGAGCCCGGCGCCCGCCGCTTCCGCCGAACAAGGCGGCGCGCTAACCGCCAACGAGCAGGTGACCGCGCTTGAAGGCCGCATCGACGAGCTCGGCGATGAAATCAAGGCGCTGCGTGAGCGCCTCGAGTCTTCGAAGGGCGAGACGCGCGCGGCGCCAGAGGCCACCGCGGCCAAAACTCCGGACGGACCGGCGGCGATCGTCGTCGTCGCCTATGCGCTTCAACGCGAGTTGGAGGCGGGCCGGCCCTATGCTCTCGAGACGAAGGCGCTGACGCGGCTCGGCGCCGATCCCGCCGCGTTGGCGGCCCTCTCGCCATTGGCGGAAAAGGGCGCGCCGACCGCGGCGCAATTGAAGGCGGACTTCGCGCCGGCCGCCAAGCGCATTCACGCGCTTGAGAGCGGCGCATCCGGCGATCTTACAGAGCATCTGATGAAGGGCGCCAGCAAACTCGTGCGCGTTCGTCCCTCCGGTCAAGCGCCGACGACCGAGGCTCAGACGGTGGAAGAAAAAGTCGCTCACATCGAAGCGGCGCTCGCCCATGGCGATCTCGCTCAGGCGAGCGCCGTTTTCGCGGCGCTCCCCGAAGCGGCCCAGAACGAAGCCAAGGATTTCGGCGCGACCTTGCGCGCCCGCGTCGATGCAGGACGGGCGGCCGACGATCTGCTGCATGGCGCGATCGCCGCGCTCGGCGCAACGAAAGAGTAA
- a CDS encoding heme biosynthesis protein HemY, which yields MLFLLFFIIALAAVAYGLEWLIEQPGSLTLDFAGYQFEASIPVAVAGLLLVIAATVVLWAIAMALLRLPGRWSGGSRTKRRDKGFDALSQGLIAVGSGDAARARKAAHVAERLLPSEPLTQVLKAQAAQLAGDRRVAEETFHKMTLKPETKLLGLRGLHIEARRREDADAAHHFAKEAHDIAPVPWAGAAMLEHLAAQGDWQKAREAIEASLTAKAIDAPTAQNLRAVVETAMAMEKERDHPHDALHLARQALKRRPGFAPAAVAAARVLVRHGDQKQALKMIETVWATKPHPDLAAAYLEALSGESNMTKLARVERLARAAPNAPESRHIVAEVALSARDFAKARDALAPLIAAGRHPTAHTCLMMAEIEDGEQGPSGPVREWLARGSRAPRDPVWIADGVVSKNWLPMSPVTGRLDAFEWKPPPDSAQHLTEEGKPNIPAAFLTRPAEPVALPSGDVSGEAAEIQ from the coding sequence ATGCTGTTTCTCCTGTTCTTCATCATCGCGCTTGCCGCGGTCGCCTATGGACTCGAATGGCTGATCGAACAGCCCGGGTCGCTCACGCTGGATTTCGCCGGCTATCAGTTCGAAGCGTCGATACCGGTGGCGGTGGCGGGTCTGCTGCTGGTCATCGCCGCGACGGTCGTCCTCTGGGCGATCGCCATGGCGCTGCTGCGGCTGCCTGGCCGCTGGAGCGGCGGGTCGCGGACGAAGCGCCGGGACAAGGGATTCGACGCGCTTTCGCAAGGATTGATCGCCGTCGGCTCCGGCGACGCCGCCCGCGCCCGCAAGGCCGCGCATGTCGCCGAACGGCTGTTGCCGAGCGAGCCGCTCACACAGGTTTTGAAGGCCCAGGCGGCGCAGCTCGCCGGCGATCGGCGGGTTGCGGAAGAGACCTTCCACAAGATGACGTTGAAGCCGGAGACAAAGCTGCTCGGCTTGCGCGGGCTGCATATCGAGGCGCGCCGACGCGAGGACGCCGACGCGGCGCATCATTTCGCCAAGGAGGCGCATGACATCGCGCCAGTGCCCTGGGCAGGCGCCGCGATGCTCGAACATCTCGCCGCGCAGGGCGACTGGCAGAAGGCGCGCGAGGCGATCGAGGCCAGTCTGACCGCCAAGGCGATCGACGCGCCGACGGCGCAGAACCTCCGCGCCGTCGTCGAAACCGCCATGGCGATGGAGAAGGAGCGCGACCATCCACATGACGCGCTCCATCTCGCACGCCAGGCGTTGAAGCGCCGGCCGGGCTTCGCGCCCGCCGCCGTCGCCGCGGCGCGGGTGCTCGTCCGCCATGGCGACCAGAAGCAGGCGCTGAAGATGATCGAAACGGTCTGGGCGACGAAACCGCATCCTGACCTCGCCGCCGCCTATCTCGAGGCGCTGTCGGGCGAATCGAATATGACGAAGCTCGCGCGGGTGGAGAGGCTCGCCCGCGCCGCCCCCAACGCGCCGGAGAGCCGGCATATCGTCGCGGAGGTCGCACTGTCGGCGCGCGACTTCGCCAAGGCCCGCGACGCGCTCGCGCCGCTGATCGCCGCCGGACGTCATCCCACGGCGCACACCTGTCTGATGATGGCGGAGATCGAAGACGGAGAGCAGGGACCGTCAGGTCCGGTGCGCGAATGGCTCGCCCGCGGCTCGCGCGCGCCGCGCGATCCCGTCTGGATCGCCGATGGCGTCGTCTCCAAGAACTGGCTGCCGATGTCGCCGGTCACCGGCCGGCTCGACGCCTTCGAATGGAAGCCGCCGCCGGACTCCGCGCAACATCTGACCGAAGAGGGCAAGCCCAACATTCCGGCCGCCTTTCTGACCCGTCCCGCCGAACCCGTGGCGCTGCCCTCGGGCGATGTCTCTGGGGAAGCGGCAGAAATTCAGTAG